From Rhizobium favelukesii, the proteins below share one genomic window:
- a CDS encoding acetate/propionate family kinase, whose translation MIDTLLVLNTGSSSLKFQIFEDQTLDVLMSGKVTGIGDTPEMRAKLPGGQETQTSLPANTDHDSALSAVMDLIGGHDHAWRTAAVVHRVVHGGQDFAEPVIVTPEVMYRLEALIPLAPLHQPHNLAGITASARLASGAPDIACFDTAFHAGHDELTSSFALPQEMRDKGVRRYGFHGLSYEWISQVLSRDYPDLCAGSVVVGHLGNGASLCALKNGISVDTTMSMTALDGIPMGTRSGSIDPGAVLYMLHDLDLGVETVQDILYERSGLKGLSGISNDVEALLRSDDPHAAFALEYFALKTAQHAAMMAVSMGGIDAFVFTGGIGEHAGPVREAILGRLRFLGDFKTLVIPTNEERLMATHAKKLLRSAA comes from the coding sequence ATGATCGACACGCTGCTTGTTCTCAACACCGGCTCATCGAGCCTCAAGTTTCAGATTTTCGAGGATCAGACCCTGGACGTGCTGATGAGCGGCAAGGTCACCGGCATTGGTGACACACCTGAGATGCGCGCCAAACTCCCCGGTGGACAAGAGACGCAAACCTCCCTGCCCGCGAACACGGATCACGATTCGGCGCTCAGCGCCGTGATGGACCTCATCGGCGGGCACGACCACGCCTGGCGCACAGCGGCGGTTGTACATCGCGTCGTCCATGGCGGGCAGGATTTCGCAGAGCCCGTCATTGTCACGCCCGAGGTGATGTACCGCCTCGAAGCGCTGATCCCGTTGGCGCCGCTTCACCAACCGCACAACCTCGCCGGCATCACCGCTTCTGCCAGGCTCGCAAGCGGAGCGCCCGATATCGCCTGCTTCGATACCGCCTTCCACGCGGGACACGACGAATTGACCAGCAGCTTCGCCCTGCCACAGGAGATGCGCGACAAAGGCGTTCGCCGCTATGGTTTCCACGGGCTTTCTTATGAATGGATCTCGCAGGTGCTGTCCAGGGACTATCCGGACCTTTGTGCCGGCAGCGTCGTCGTCGGCCACCTCGGCAACGGCGCCAGCCTCTGCGCGCTGAAGAACGGCATCAGCGTAGATACCACGATGAGCATGACCGCGCTCGACGGCATACCGATGGGAACGCGCAGCGGATCAATCGATCCCGGCGCCGTCCTCTACATGCTTCACGACTTGGATCTCGGCGTCGAGACGGTCCAGGATATCCTCTATGAGCGTTCCGGCCTGAAGGGATTGTCCGGTATCAGCAATGACGTCGAGGCGTTGCTTCGCAGCGACGATCCGCACGCCGCCTTCGCCCTCGAATATTTCGCTCTGAAAACGGCCCAGCATGCCGCGATGATGGCCGTCTCCATGGGCGGGATCGATGCCTTTGTCTTCACGGGCGGGATCGGCGAGCACGCCGGCCCGGTCCGCGAGGCAATCCTCGGAAGGCTCCGCTTCCTCGGTGATTTCAAGACGCTCGTGATCCCGACAAACGAGGAACGCCTGATGGCAACGCACGCCAAAAAGCTCCTACGCTCGGCAGCCTAG
- a CDS encoding MFS transporter — translation MIAMQTTEKDDAESIRRAKIVALVVAVSFFMQILDGTIVTTSLPQMAASFGVQPVSMSIGITVYMLTMAAFIPLSGWLGDRYGARRIFMASIAVFTVASLFCGLSGGLAEFVVARAVQGAGSALMTPVGRIIVLKNARKSELVQAIALITWPALTAPVIGPLLGSFITTYASWHWNFLINLPIGVLGMALVLRFVPEQREEDAGRLDMLGFVLSAGGLTFLLAALELSVKWDGGLLPILLMLAAGIALSVMATRHFLRVSNPLLDLSAFRVQTYAIATLSAGTASRVAINATPFLLPLLFQLGFALSSIEAGAYLLVYFLGNLGMKAVTTPLLAKLGFRTVLFFNGMIAALSIAACGFLVPETPRAIIYALLMIAGLSRSMEFTALNTLAFADINPAQRSSASTLSSMLQQVSMLLGVAIAAAALNISVALRSVEGPGLIDFRWTFLVVGAIGIISSLRFLQLAPDAGAEVSGHKIGTK, via the coding sequence ATGATAGCTATGCAGACGACAGAGAAAGACGATGCGGAGAGCATCCGCAGGGCAAAGATCGTAGCGCTGGTCGTCGCCGTTTCGTTTTTCATGCAGATCCTCGATGGCACCATCGTCACTACGTCACTGCCGCAGATGGCCGCGAGTTTCGGTGTTCAACCGGTGTCGATGAGTATCGGCATCACCGTCTACATGCTGACGATGGCGGCCTTCATTCCACTTTCGGGATGGCTTGGGGATCGATACGGCGCAAGGCGGATCTTCATGGCGTCCATTGCCGTCTTCACCGTCGCCTCGCTGTTCTGCGGGCTCTCCGGCGGCCTTGCCGAGTTTGTCGTCGCTCGCGCCGTGCAGGGAGCGGGCAGCGCACTAATGACGCCGGTCGGCCGGATCATTGTCCTGAAGAATGCCCGCAAATCGGAACTCGTCCAGGCGATCGCGCTGATTACCTGGCCGGCGCTGACGGCTCCCGTTATCGGTCCGCTGCTTGGCAGCTTCATCACCACCTATGCAAGCTGGCATTGGAACTTCCTCATCAATCTGCCGATCGGCGTGCTCGGTATGGCGCTGGTTCTTCGCTTTGTGCCGGAGCAGCGCGAAGAGGATGCCGGCCGGCTCGATATGCTGGGATTCGTTCTCAGCGCTGGCGGGCTGACCTTCCTGCTGGCGGCGCTTGAACTCTCCGTGAAATGGGATGGCGGCCTGCTGCCGATCCTGCTGATGCTCGCGGCCGGCATTGCATTGTCTGTCATGGCGACGCGACACTTCCTGCGGGTCAGCAATCCGCTGCTCGATCTATCCGCCTTCAGGGTGCAGACATATGCGATTGCGACCCTTTCGGCTGGGACGGCGAGCCGTGTCGCGATCAATGCCACGCCGTTCCTCTTGCCGCTCCTCTTCCAACTCGGCTTCGCACTGAGCTCGATCGAGGCGGGTGCCTATCTGCTGGTGTACTTCCTCGGAAATCTCGGCATGAAGGCCGTGACGACGCCGCTGCTCGCCAAGCTTGGATTTCGCACCGTGCTCTTCTTCAATGGGATGATTGCCGCCTTGTCGATTGCGGCCTGCGGCTTTCTCGTGCCCGAGACGCCACGCGCGATCATCTACGCGCTGCTGATGATTGCGGGCCTCTCGCGGTCGATGGAATTCACGGCACTAAACACGTTGGCTTTTGCCGACATTAATCCAGCGCAGCGCAGCTCTGCGTCCACGCTCTCGAGTATGCTGCAGCAAGTTTCGATGCTGCTTGGCGTCGCGATCGCGGCGGCGGCGCTCAACATCTCCGTCGCTTTGCGTAGCGTTGAAGGTCCCGGGCTCATCGATTTCCGCTGGACGTTTCTTGTCGTCGGAGCAATCGGTATCATATCGTCACTGCGTTTCCTGCAGCTGGCGCCGGATGCAGGCGCCGAAGTGTCGGGTCACAAGATCGGCACGAAATAG
- a CDS encoding DUF924 family protein: MDLGYICTPQEVFDFWFEECGRDQWFKATLDLDRDIRQRFRDTHLALSRGVTEEWRSTPNSRLAAVIVLDQFPRNIYRATPLAFATDGLALREAKLALEAEADQQVSPECRTFFYMPFEHCEDLEEQERAVALFRALGDEEYVDYALRHREVIAVYRRFPHRNVIVGRQSTTAELEYLAQPGAGF; the protein is encoded by the coding sequence ATGGATCTCGGATATATCTGCACGCCGCAAGAGGTCTTCGACTTCTGGTTCGAGGAGTGCGGGCGTGACCAATGGTTCAAGGCGACGTTGGACCTTGATCGGGATATTCGCCAGCGCTTCCGCGACACCCATCTTGCACTCTCGCGTGGCGTGACGGAGGAATGGCGCTCGACCCCGAACAGCAGGCTTGCCGCAGTGATCGTGCTCGATCAGTTTCCGCGCAACATATATCGTGCGACACCGCTCGCGTTCGCCACCGATGGGCTTGCGCTGCGCGAGGCAAAGCTCGCGCTGGAAGCCGAAGCGGACCAGCAAGTCAGCCCGGAATGCCGGACGTTCTTCTACATGCCTTTCGAGCATTGTGAAGATCTGGAGGAGCAGGAGCGTGCCGTGGCGTTGTTCAGGGCGCTTGGCGATGAGGAATATGTCGACTATGCGCTTCGCCACCGGGAGGTGATTGCAGTCTACCGTCGCTTTCCGCATCGAAATGTCATCGTCGGGCGGCAATCGACCACGGCAGAACTGGAATATCTGGCACAGCCGGGCGCCGGCTTCTGA
- a CDS encoding mechanosensitive ion channel family protein: MKSWKSNFDPANPSGDILRPIRLLLRILLVATLAAAAANLASAQAPQPQASQQPQATEQASGADNPIEQAAKAIEKAKQDLVSLEDAVKQKSDDDDALVALAGQTDELGRSVLNISVGLRPRLDQIKSRLTELGDPPKEGQPAEAEIVTTERNALTAERAQINAVTGDAETLSASIGKLGNRIAETRRQLFAATLLRRTDISFSVLDDAARAFVQEGSEFIQALSSWLGFVLKFKAFAFFAAIFMSLMTAMVLLSGGYRIFGRYLQRKETEEQPSYINRLSIAFWSTLIRTFALAALLVTSYFFLNGFNVLRPDIAPIIGALFGSIGLIYFVRRFTNAVFAPREPHWRLVRLSNRGASSIGACLLAMAAVNALDYLFGSISEAMGSPLVLTVVKSLIAALIIGFILIAASFGRPMLARNGDPDAPGRHWPRGMAIILRVLGAGLIITALTGYVGLARFVATQLIITGAIIVTTYIGLLSGRAISRSETFGETSLGRFLQRRFKLGPVAIDQAGLLVGMCISGIALMVGIPLVLLLWGFHIQDLQLIAYRLLTEVRLGGISISLVGILTGILLFAGGYLLTRWIQRWLDGNVMARSHVDLGVRNSVKTGIGYLGVGLATIVGVSAAGIDLSSFALVASALSVGIGFGLQNIVSNFVSGLILLVERPFKVGDHVVSGAAEGIVKRISVRATEIETFRKQSIIVPNSELINASVGNWTHRNKMGRSEIPVSVSYDSDPQKVMDILLELVNAVPVVLRNPEPHVEFLRFGPYSLDFELRFMLADMGDGLKVRNDLRIAILKRFREESIEIPLPQSDVVFHRQPEQVGAAANAGKPPAKIDNVSETSELDEEAGTVRRLRGKSADGNLKG; encoded by the coding sequence ATGAAAAGCTGGAAATCCAATTTTGATCCAGCAAACCCGAGTGGGGATATTTTGCGGCCGATACGACTCTTGCTTCGCATTCTCCTTGTTGCAACGCTGGCGGCCGCCGCCGCGAACCTTGCAAGCGCGCAGGCACCGCAACCGCAGGCTTCGCAACAGCCACAAGCGACCGAGCAGGCGTCTGGTGCTGACAATCCAATCGAGCAGGCCGCAAAGGCGATAGAGAAAGCAAAGCAAGATCTCGTCTCGCTGGAGGATGCCGTCAAGCAGAAGAGCGACGATGATGATGCGCTGGTGGCTCTCGCTGGACAGACCGACGAACTTGGCCGCTCGGTTCTCAACATATCCGTTGGCCTCAGACCGCGGCTCGACCAGATCAAGAGCCGCCTTACCGAGCTAGGCGACCCACCGAAGGAAGGTCAGCCGGCGGAGGCGGAGATCGTCACGACCGAACGCAACGCCCTGACGGCGGAGCGTGCCCAGATCAATGCCGTCACCGGCGATGCCGAAACCCTGTCCGCCTCCATCGGTAAGCTCGGCAACCGCATTGCCGAAACCCGCCGTCAGCTTTTTGCCGCCACCTTGCTGCGGCGTACCGACATCTCGTTTTCCGTCCTCGACGATGCGGCACGCGCCTTCGTCCAGGAAGGCTCGGAGTTCATCCAGGCGCTCAGCAGCTGGCTGGGATTCGTTCTGAAGTTCAAGGCTTTTGCGTTCTTTGCGGCCATCTTCATGTCCCTCATGACGGCAATGGTGCTCTTGTCTGGCGGCTACCGCATCTTTGGTCGTTACCTTCAGCGTAAGGAGACGGAAGAGCAGCCCTCCTATATCAACCGTCTCTCCATCGCTTTCTGGTCGACGCTGATCAGGACGTTTGCGCTTGCTGCCCTCTTGGTGACGTCTTACTTCTTCCTCAATGGTTTCAACGTTCTGAGGCCGGATATCGCGCCGATCATCGGCGCGCTCTTCGGATCGATCGGCCTGATTTATTTCGTCAGGCGCTTCACCAATGCGGTGTTCGCACCAAGGGAGCCACATTGGCGTCTTGTCAGGCTTTCCAACCGCGGTGCGAGCTCCATCGGCGCCTGCCTGCTTGCGATGGCAGCCGTCAATGCGCTTGACTACCTCTTCGGCAGCATCAGCGAAGCGATGGGGTCTCCACTCGTCCTGACCGTCGTCAAGAGTCTGATTGCAGCCTTGATCATTGGTTTCATCCTGATCGCAGCGTCTTTCGGCCGGCCGATGCTGGCGCGAAACGGGGATCCGGACGCGCCGGGACGCCATTGGCCGCGCGGCATGGCGATCATTCTGCGCGTGCTGGGTGCAGGTTTGATCATAACGGCGTTGACCGGCTATGTCGGCCTTGCGCGCTTCGTCGCGACACAGTTGATTATCACCGGTGCAATCATCGTCACGACCTATATTGGTCTTCTGTCGGGGAGGGCGATTTCGCGCAGCGAAACCTTCGGCGAGACATCGCTTGGTCGCTTCCTCCAAAGGCGCTTCAAGCTTGGTCCGGTCGCCATCGACCAGGCGGGACTGTTGGTCGGCATGTGCATCTCCGGCATCGCCCTGATGGTTGGGATCCCGCTGGTACTGCTCTTGTGGGGCTTCCATATCCAGGATCTTCAACTCATCGCCTATCGCCTTCTCACGGAGGTCAGGCTGGGCGGCATCAGCATCTCGCTGGTCGGGATATTGACCGGCATCCTGCTCTTTGCCGGTGGTTACCTGCTGACGCGCTGGATCCAGCGCTGGCTTGACGGCAACGTCATGGCGCGCAGCCATGTCGACCTTGGCGTCCGAAACTCGGTCAAGACAGGTATCGGCTATCTCGGCGTTGGTCTTGCGACGATCGTCGGCGTTTCCGCCGCGGGCATCGACCTCTCCAGCTTCGCACTCGTTGCCTCTGCACTGTCGGTCGGTATCGGTTTCGGCCTCCAGAACATCGTGTCGAACTTCGTCTCCGGCCTGATTCTGCTGGTCGAGCGGCCATTCAAGGTTGGCGACCACGTGGTCTCCGGGGCTGCTGAAGGTATCGTAAAGCGGATTTCCGTGCGCGCGACCGAAATAGAGACGTTCCGCAAGCAGTCGATCATCGTGCCGAATTCCGAACTGATCAATGCGTCTGTTGGCAACTGGACCCATCGCAACAAGATGGGGCGCTCCGAAATTCCGGTCTCGGTGAGCTATGATTCCGACCCGCAGAAGGTCATGGACATCCTGCTGGAGCTGGTAAACGCCGTGCCCGTGGTTCTTCGCAATCCTGAGCCGCACGTGGAATTCCTCCGTTTCGGGCCGTATTCGCTGGACTTCGAGCTGCGCTTCATGCTTGCCGACATGGGTGACGGCTTGAAAGTCAGGAATGATCTCCGCATCGCGATCCTGAAGCGGTTCAGGGAGGAGAGTATCGAAATACCTCTTCCGCAGAGCGACGTCGTGTTCCATCGACAGCCGGAGCAGGTTGGAGCAGCGGCCAACGCAGGCAAGCCGCCGGCAAAGATCGACAACGTTTCCGAGACGAGCGAATTGGACGAGGAGGCCGGCACGGTGCGCCGGTTGCGCGGCAAGTCGGCTGATGGCAATCTCAAGGGGTAA
- a CDS encoding GcvT family protein, whose product MKTHARAVVIGGGVVGVSTLYHLAKKGWDDVVLIERKELTSGSTWHAAGLLPLFNMSYSVGQIHKYSVRFYQELQQETGMNVGFSQVSNIRLARTKDRWDEYMYYAGIAETIGVKVNVLTPEQVKEIWPLCETDGLLGAIQHPDDGYIQPADLTQALAKGARDRGATIYRNTTVTAIEQQPDGLWKVTTDKGEITAEHIVSCTGNFARKTGEMVGINIPVIPVEHQYIVTEPHPAILERKAKGLPEMGVLRESDSAWYMREENGGLILGPYEHGAPVCYVNGPSDESEYELFQEELDRLMPHIETAITRVPAFGEVGIKKVYNGAIAYTPDGNPIVGPAPGLSNFWLNEGHSFGITAAGGAGWQLAEWIVDGEPTVDMMGVDPRRFGPYATEGYLIAKNEEAYANVFTMHYPDEEREAARPLKTTPVYERLKKLGAVFGSVYGWERANWFAPEDYDLPKDQLGVGADVLTNHNHSSPEEDGRILERWSFRRSNYFEHVGNEVTNVSKNVGVLDMSAFAKMEVSGPGARAWLESIFANAIPKKRGRIALCHMLTVHGGVRAEFTVYEWAPNRFYLVSAGAYEAHDHDYLRKLAPKDGSVRLQQITQRLGVLVLAGPKSRDLLKKLTRTSLENKDFPWLSGKEISIGVASAHALRVNFVGELGWELHHPIEMQNYIFDQLMEAGAEFGIKPFGIRAMLSMSVEKSYRLIPREMSIEYNAYESALDRFIKPEKEFLGRDGLLAYKDKGLKWNFATLVVETGNDVDARGSEAIYNEAGELVGRATNGTFGYRINRSLALAMLRPDYAKEGTKLKIKILGTTYNATVVGESPFDPDNAALRA is encoded by the coding sequence ATGAAGACACATGCGCGCGCAGTGGTCATCGGCGGCGGCGTCGTTGGCGTTTCGACGCTTTATCACCTTGCCAAAAAGGGCTGGGACGATGTCGTCCTGATCGAACGCAAGGAACTGACCTCCGGTTCGACGTGGCATGCCGCCGGCCTGCTGCCTCTGTTCAACATGAGCTATTCGGTCGGCCAGATCCACAAGTACTCCGTTCGATTCTATCAGGAGCTTCAGCAGGAAACGGGCATGAATGTCGGTTTCAGCCAAGTCTCCAACATCCGCCTGGCGCGCACCAAGGATCGCTGGGACGAATACATGTACTATGCCGGCATCGCCGAAACGATCGGCGTCAAGGTCAACGTGCTGACGCCGGAGCAGGTCAAGGAAATCTGGCCGCTCTGTGAGACGGACGGCCTTCTCGGCGCGATCCAGCATCCGGACGATGGCTATATCCAGCCGGCCGACCTGACGCAGGCGCTCGCCAAGGGTGCCCGCGACCGCGGCGCCACGATCTACCGCAACACCACGGTCACAGCGATCGAGCAGCAGCCCGACGGTCTCTGGAAGGTGACGACAGACAAGGGCGAGATCACCGCCGAGCATATCGTCAGCTGTACCGGCAACTTCGCCCGCAAAACCGGCGAGATGGTCGGCATCAACATCCCCGTGATCCCCGTCGAACACCAGTACATCGTCACCGAGCCGCATCCGGCTATCCTCGAGCGAAAGGCCAAGGGATTGCCGGAGATGGGCGTGCTGCGCGAATCCGACAGCGCCTGGTACATGCGCGAAGAGAATGGTGGCCTCATTCTCGGCCCTTATGAGCACGGCGCACCGGTCTGTTATGTCAACGGTCCGTCGGACGAGAGCGAATACGAACTCTTCCAGGAAGAGCTCGATCGCCTGATGCCGCATATCGAGACTGCTATCACCCGTGTTCCGGCATTCGGCGAAGTCGGCATCAAGAAAGTCTACAACGGCGCCATCGCCTATACGCCTGATGGTAACCCGATCGTTGGTCCCGCGCCGGGCCTCAGCAATTTCTGGCTCAACGAGGGGCACTCCTTCGGCATCACCGCAGCCGGCGGCGCCGGTTGGCAGTTGGCGGAATGGATCGTCGACGGCGAGCCGACTGTCGACATGATGGGCGTCGATCCCCGTCGTTTCGGCCCTTACGCAACCGAAGGATATCTCATCGCCAAGAACGAAGAGGCCTACGCGAACGTCTTCACCATGCACTATCCAGACGAAGAGCGGGAGGCTGCGCGCCCTCTGAAGACAACGCCGGTTTACGAGCGTCTGAAGAAGCTGGGCGCCGTCTTCGGTTCTGTCTACGGCTGGGAGCGTGCCAATTGGTTTGCCCCCGAGGATTACGATCTGCCGAAGGACCAGCTCGGCGTCGGCGCAGATGTCCTCACCAACCATAACCACTCATCGCCTGAAGAAGACGGCCGCATCCTCGAAAGGTGGTCCTTCCGTCGCTCGAACTATTTCGAGCATGTCGGCAACGAAGTCACGAACGTAAGCAAGAATGTCGGCGTGCTTGACATGTCGGCCTTCGCGAAGATGGAGGTCTCCGGCCCTGGTGCGCGCGCCTGGCTCGAATCGATCTTTGCAAACGCCATCCCGAAGAAGCGCGGCCGCATTGCTCTTTGCCACATGCTGACAGTCCACGGCGGCGTACGAGCCGAGTTCACGGTCTACGAATGGGCGCCAAACCGCTTCTATCTCGTCTCCGCAGGCGCCTACGAGGCGCACGACCACGATTACCTGCGCAAGCTGGCGCCGAAGGACGGTTCCGTTCGCCTTCAGCAGATCACCCAGCGGCTCGGCGTGCTTGTGCTGGCCGGCCCGAAGTCACGTGACCTCCTCAAGAAACTCACACGCACGAGCCTTGAGAACAAGGACTTCCCGTGGCTTTCCGGCAAAGAGATCTCGATTGGCGTTGCGAGTGCTCATGCGCTGCGCGTCAATTTCGTCGGCGAGCTTGGCTGGGAGTTACATCACCCGATCGAGATGCAGAACTACATCTTCGATCAGTTGATGGAAGCGGGCGCCGAATTCGGTATCAAGCCCTTCGGTATTCGCGCGATGCTGTCGATGTCGGTCGAAAAGTCCTACCGCCTCATCCCGCGCGAGATGTCGATCGAGTACAACGCCTATGAATCGGCGCTTGATCGCTTCATCAAGCCGGAGAAGGAATTCCTCGGCCGCGACGGGCTGCTGGCCTATAAGGACAAGGGCCTGAAGTGGAACTTCGCGACCCTCGTTGTCGAGACCGGCAACGATGTCGATGCCCGCGGTTCGGAGGCCATCTACAACGAGGCTGGCGAGCTTGTCGGGCGTGCGACAAACGGCACGTTCGGCTACCGCATCAACCGCTCGCTTGCGCTGGCGATGCTGCGGCCCGACTACGCCAAGGAGGGTACCAAGCTCAAGATCAAGATCCTCGGGACGACGTATAACGCCACTGTCGTTGGCGAGAGCCCCTTCGATCCAGACAATGCGGCGCTGCGCGCATAG
- a CDS encoding response regulator, whose protein sequence is MAFLGISGMQYSGGMFADARIILAEDSNVFTSMIGKRLKELFDIDVEICRSFEELQLSYDKSTDPITLAISNINLPGAENGEALEYLVDLSIPTIVFTGTFQEGMRDKLMAKDIVDYILKDNVFAVDLLAESICRFLTNHRHHVLIVDDSPTARALLSSRLKRYNFRVSTADSGAKALEILKANRDIGLMITDYNMPDIDGFELTRRIRASIGSHELRIIGVSSSSNRLLSARFLKAGGNDFMLRPFIDEEFYCRVNQNLDTLLQIQSMRKERAVA, encoded by the coding sequence ATGGCGTTTTTGGGTATTTCGGGAATGCAATATTCCGGAGGCATGTTTGCTGATGCGCGCATTATTCTGGCGGAGGATTCGAACGTATTTACGTCGATGATCGGCAAGCGGCTGAAGGAGCTCTTCGATATCGATGTGGAAATCTGCCGGAGTTTCGAAGAGCTGCAGCTGTCCTACGACAAGTCGACCGACCCGATCACGCTCGCCATCTCCAACATCAACCTGCCAGGCGCGGAGAACGGCGAGGCTCTGGAGTATCTGGTCGACCTCAGCATCCCAACCATCGTCTTTACCGGCACCTTCCAGGAAGGCATGCGCGACAAGCTGATGGCCAAGGACATTGTCGACTACATCCTCAAGGACAATGTCTTCGCGGTCGACCTGCTTGCGGAATCGATCTGCCGATTCCTCACCAATCATCGTCACCACGTTCTGATCGTCGACGACAGCCCGACGGCACGCGCCCTGCTGTCAAGCCGTCTCAAACGCTACAATTTCCGGGTCAGTACAGCCGACAGCGGCGCCAAGGCTCTCGAGATCCTCAAGGCGAACCGTGACATCGGTTTGATGATCACCGACTACAACATGCCCGACATTGACGGATTCGAGCTGACCCGGCGCATCCGCGCCAGCATCGGCTCCCATGAACTCCGCATCATCGGGGTGTCGTCATCGTCGAACCGGCTGCTGTCGGCGCGCTTCCTCAAGGCTGGCGGCAACGACTTCATGCTGCGACCATTTATCGACGAGGAGTTCTATTGCCGCGTCAACCAGAATCTGGACACGCTGCTGCAAATCCAGTCGATGCGCAAGGAGCGTGCCGTTGCCTGA
- a CDS encoding diguanylate cyclase translates to MAVREDLHRDGSGPRFGGQRLLLVEDSRMFSAVLCHRLHAELGLNVKPCSSLKMLEETIAQSPTDYSMAIVDLNLPDAPYGEALDCTIKAAVPTIVFTATFDLDTRNRIMERNVIDYVLKDNEFALDNVVASVRRVLSNRKTRVLVVDDVASARQVLVGLLEAQQYMVVEAASGLEAFAALEAYDDIEVVVTDHQMPDISGYELTRRIRRRFGSDRLRIIGVSSSSDRMLSASFLKAGASDFLYRPFVAEELQCRIANNVETLIQLKQLRAAAACDYLTGLYNRRYFYDLGPKLVNDCLRHKAASAVAILDIDHFKRLNDTYGHEIGDEVLKAVAGRLAAIFEGSDRLLSRLGGEEFAILFPMMDSIAATKLCDEIRSDISRLKVMADDEELSVTVSIGVAEISDHETFDNYLNAADQFLYMAKHKGRNQVYSDARMTEEAAQ, encoded by the coding sequence ATGGCTGTCCGGGAGGATCTCCATCGGGATGGGTCCGGGCCACGCTTTGGCGGCCAGCGGTTACTGCTGGTTGAAGATTCCCGGATGTTCTCCGCCGTTTTGTGCCACCGGCTTCATGCCGAACTGGGGCTGAACGTCAAACCGTGCTCCTCCCTCAAAATGCTCGAAGAGACGATCGCCCAGTCGCCGACTGATTACAGCATGGCGATCGTCGACCTCAATCTGCCGGACGCCCCCTATGGCGAGGCGCTCGACTGCACCATAAAGGCTGCTGTTCCAACCATTGTCTTCACCGCCACGTTCGACCTCGATACGCGCAACCGCATCATGGAGCGCAATGTCATCGATTATGTGCTGAAGGACAACGAGTTCGCGCTCGACAACGTTGTTGCCAGCGTCAGACGGGTATTGTCGAATCGGAAGACGCGGGTTCTCGTGGTCGACGATGTCGCTTCCGCGCGCCAGGTCCTTGTCGGGCTGCTCGAGGCGCAGCAATATATGGTAGTTGAAGCCGCATCCGGACTGGAAGCCTTCGCCGCGCTTGAGGCCTACGACGATATCGAGGTTGTCGTCACGGATCATCAAATGCCCGACATCAGCGGTTACGAATTGACACGGCGGATACGGCGGCGCTTTGGCTCTGACAGGCTGCGGATCATCGGGGTCTCATCCTCGAGCGATCGCATGCTTTCTGCGAGCTTTCTGAAGGCCGGCGCATCCGATTTTCTCTACAGGCCGTTCGTCGCCGAAGAACTGCAATGCCGGATCGCCAACAACGTCGAGACCTTGATACAGTTGAAGCAGCTTCGCGCGGCTGCAGCATGCGACTATCTGACGGGGCTCTACAATCGCCGCTATTTCTACGACCTTGGACCGAAGCTGGTGAATGACTGCCTGCGTCACAAGGCTGCGAGCGCCGTTGCGATCCTCGACATCGATCACTTCAAGCGGCTGAACGATACCTATGGGCATGAAATCGGCGATGAAGTCTTGAAGGCGGTCGCCGGCAGGCTGGCGGCGATCTTCGAGGGGAGCGATCGTCTGCTTTCGCGCCTCGGCGGCGAAGAGTTTGCGATCCTGTTCCCGATGATGGACTCGATTGCCGCGACCAAGCTGTGCGACGAGATACGGTCGGACATCTCACGCCTGAAGGTGATGGCGGATGACGAAGAGCTTTCCGTCACCGTGTCGATCGGCGTTGCCGAAATTTCCGACCACGAAACCTTCGACAACTACCTGAACGCCGCGGACCAGTTTCTCTATATGGCCAAGCACAAGGGTCGCAATCAGGTCTATTCCGACGCGCGTATGACGGAGGAGGCGGCTCAATAG